One Malus domestica chromosome 11, GDT2T_hap1 genomic region harbors:
- the LOC103413299 gene encoding uncharacterized protein — protein MAEIKKFKTIGVVGSGQMGSGIAQLAATYGFDVWLLDTDPEALSRATKSISSSIQRLVSKGQLSQDVRKDALERLQYTSNVENFCSADIIIEAIVESEDVKKKLFLQLDKIAKRSAILASNTSSISITRLASATSRPHQVIGMHFMNPPPIMKLVEIVRGADTSDETFDITKALAERFGKTVICSRDYAGFVVNRILMPMINEAFYALYTGVATKEDIDAGMKLGTNHPMGPLELADFIGLDICLSILRVLHAGLGDNKYAPCPILVQYVDAGRLGRKRGIGVYDYRQTPESVKPSSKL, from the exons ATGGCGGAGATCAAGAAATTTAAGACAATCGGAGTGGTGGGCAGCGGCCAAATGGGCTCAGGAATAGCCCAACTAGCCGCCACGTATGGCTTCGACGTTTGGCTCCTTGACACCGACCCGGAGGCTCTCTCAAGAGCCACCAAGTCCATCTCTAGCTCCATCCAGCGCCTAGTTTCCAAAGGGCAGCTCAGCCAG GATGTAAGAAAAGATGCTTTAGAGCGTCTACAATATACgtcaaatgttgaaaattttTGTTCGGCAGATATTATTATTGAAGCTATTGTGGAATCTGAAGATGTGAAGAAAAAGTTATTTCTTCAACTAGATAAGATTGCAAAACGTTCGGCCATACTGGCTTCTAATACAAGTTCCATCTCCATTACTCGTCTTGCATCAGCAACTAGCAGACCACACCAG GTGATTGGCATGCATTTTATGAATCCTCCTCCTATAATGAAGCTTGTTGAGATTGTGCGAGGAGCAGACACATCAGATGAGACATTTGATATCACAAAAGCCTTGGCAGAGAG GTTTGGCAAGACCGTAATATGCTCTCGAGATTATGCCGGGTTTGTTGTGAACAGGATCCTAATGCCGATGATAAATGAAGCATTTTATGCACTTTACACAGGTGTGGCGACCAAAGAAGACATTGATGCAGGAATGAAGCTGGGAACAAATCATCCAATGGGTCCTCTTGAGCTTGCagattttattggattggatatcTGCTTGTCTATTCTGAGAGTTCTTCATGCTGGCCTTGGGGACAATAAATACGCTCCGTGCCCCATTCTTGTACAGTACGTTGATGCAGGTCGCCTTGGAAGAAAACGAGGTATTGGGGTATACGACTACCGTCAAACGCCTGAATCAGTAAAACCTTCATCTAAACTTTGA
- the LOC103413298 gene encoding phytosulfokine receptor 2 produces MEVLGFTPMAFLKWVLLACCIGSVFGLNSPTQSCYPNDFLALREFAGNLTNGSMITAWHNTSTCCQWDGVVCGNVNNGTVVASRVTQLILPSMSLSGTISRSLGRLDQLKLLNLSLNHLEGGLPAELSDLKHLEVLDLSNNMLSGPVSGALSGLNSIRVLNISSNSIHDDLSELGGGFSHLVVFNISNNSFTGQFNPRICSSSNETHILDMSWNRLVGSLEGLDNCSRSLQQLHLDFNSFSGYLPESLYTYSALEQLSVSGNSLSGQISKELSKLSSLKTLVISSNQFLGELPNVFGNLRRLEQLVAHSNMLSGPLASTLALCSNLRVLDLRNNSLSGSIDLNFTGLPKLCTLDLATNHFSGFLPNSLSNCRELKTLSLARNKLRGSIPEDFAKLTSLFFLSLSNNSFVNLSETLSVLQQCKNLTTLILSKNFFGEEIPKNASGFESLMVLALGNCALKGQIPVWLLSCRKLQVLDLSWNRLDGPIPLWIGQMENLFYLDFSNNSLSGEIPKSMTELKSLISTNCTHANLIASAGIPLFVKRNRSATGLQYNQVSNFPPSILLSNNRINGAMWPEIGRLKQLHVLDWSRNNISGTIPSSISEMENLEALDLSFNDLYGSIPPSLSKLTFLSKFSVANNHLHGVIPNGGQFLSFPSSSFDGNSGLCGAMYTPCGDISSTSLKPVTPSSSNSRFGRNSILCVVISIGVGVALLLAVGLLKMSRRGAKDQIDDFDEDSRPHRISGALASSKLVLFQNSDCKDFTVSDLLKSTNNFNQANIIGCGGYGLVYKANLPNGAKAAIKRLSGDCGQMEREFQAEVEALSRAQHKNLVSLQGYCRHGNDRLLIYSYMENGSLDYWLHESVDGVSLLKWDVRLKIAQGAARGLAYLHKGCQPNIVHRDIKTSNILLDEKFEAHLADFGLSRLLRPYDTHVTTDLVGTLGYIPPEYSQTLTATCRGDVYSFGVVLLELLTGRRPVEVCRGKNCRDLVSWMFQMRFEKRDEEIIDSSIWNKNHEKQLLDVLGVACKCLDPNPRQRPFIEEVVSCLDGIGFESGKQ; encoded by the coding sequence atggaggtaTTGGGGTTTACTCCAATGGCATTCCTCAAATGGGTTCTCTTGGCCTGCTGTATTGGTTCAGTTTTCGGTCTTAATTCCCCAACCCAATCCTGTTATCCAAATGATTTTCTTGCATTGAGGGAGTTTGCAGGAAACCTCACAAATGGGTCTATGATCACAGCATGGCACAACACATCAACTTGCTGCCAATGGGATGGTGTTGTCTGTGGGAATGTGAACAATGGGACAGTTGTTGCTAGTAGAGTCACACAGTTGATTCTTCCCAGCATGAGTCTCAGTGGAACGATTTCACGCTCTTTGGGTCGATTGGATCAGCTGAAGTTGCTTAATCTTTCTCTGAAtcatcttgaaggtggattgcCTGCAGAGCTCTCAGACTTGAAGCACCTGGAGGTTCTTGACTTGAGCAATAACATGCTGTCCGGACCAGTTTCAGGTGCGCTTTCCGGTTTGAATTCGATCAGAGTTCTGAATATTTCAAGCAATTCAATCCATGATGATTTGTCTGAGCTTGGAGGAGGATTCTCACATCTTGTTGTGTTCAACATAAGCAATAATTCATTCACTGGTCAGTTCAACCCTCGGATTTGTAGCTCTTCCAATGAAACCCACATTCTAGATATGTCTTGGAACCGTTTGGTGGGAAGTCTTGAAGGCTTAGACAATTGCAGCAGGTCTCTCCAACAATTGCACCTGGACTTCAATTCATTTTCAGGCTATCTACCTGAATCTTTGTATACGTATTCGGCTTTGGAGCAGCTTTCAGTCTCTGGGAACTCTCTTTCCGGCCAGATAAGCAAGGAACTGAGTAAGCTTTCTAGCCTCAAGACCTTAGTCATTTCTTCAAACCAATTTTTGGGTGAACTTCCAAATGTGTTTGGGAACCTTAGACGACTAGAACAGTTAGTTGCACATTCAAATATGTTGTCTGGCCCATTAGCTTCAACCTTGGCACTCTGTTCAAATCTTCGAGTGCTTGACCTTCGAAACAATTCTCTATCCGGTTCCATTGATCTAAATTTCACTGGACTTCCAAAACTCTGCACACTTGATCTTGCCACTAATCatttttctggtttccttcCAAATTCACTTTCTAATTGTCGTGAGTTGAAAACGTTAAGCCTTGCTAGGAATAAATTAAGGGGTTCAATTCCGGAAGACTTTGCCAAACTCACATCCCTATTCTTCCTCTCATTGTCGAATAACAGTTTTGTGAACTTATCTGAGACACTATCTGTGCTGCAGCAATGCAAAAATCTCACAACTCTAATTCTTTCAAAAAATTTCTTTGGTGAGGAGATTCCGAAAAATGCAAGTGGGTTTGAAAGCTTAATGGTTTTAGCACTCGGGAATTGTGCTCTCAAAGGCCAAATTCCAGTTTGGTTATTGAGTTGCAGGAAGTTGCAAGTCCTTGATTTATCTTGGAATCGCTTGGATGGTCCCATCCCTTTGTGGATAGGTCAGATGGAAAACTTGTTTTATTTGGACTTTTCAAATAATTCACTCTCGGGAGAAATCCCAAAAAGTATGACAGAGCTGAAAAGCCTCATATCTACAAATTGCACTCATGCAAACCTTATTGCTTCTGCTGGCATCCCGTTATTTGTAAAACGGAATAGGAGTGCTACTGGCCTGCAGTACAACCAGGTCTCAAATTTTCCTCCGTCAATACTCTTGAGCAATAACAGAATAAATGGAGCAATGTGGCCTGAGATCGGACGATTGAAGCAGCTCCATGTTTTGGATTGGAGCCGGAACAACATTAGTGGGACCATCCCAAGCTCCATCTCGGAGATGGAGAACTTGGAAGCATTGGATTTATCATTCAATGATCTCTATGGTTCGATCCCTCCATCACTTAGCAAGCTCACATTCTTGTCAAAGTTTAGCGTGGCAAATAATCACCTCCATGGAGTGATTCCCAATGGAGGACAGTTCTTAAGCTTTCCCAGCTCAAGTTTTGACGGTAACTCGGGGCTTTGTGGGGCAATGTACACTCCATGTGGTGATATCAGCAGTACAAGTCTCAAGCCTGTAACTCCATCCAGTTCAAACAGTAGATTTGGTCGAAACAGCATCCTTTGTGTAGTAATCAGCATAGGAGTTGGGGTTGCATTGCTTCTTGCAGTTGGTTTGCTTAAAATGTCAAGGAGGGGAGCAAAGGATCAAATTGATGATTTTGATGAGGACAGCAGGCCGCACAGGATATCCGGAGCCCTTGCATCGTCAAAACTGGTGCTGTTCCAAAATTCAGACTGTAAGGATTTTACAGTGTCAGACTTGTTAAAGTCTACAAACAATTTCAACCAAGCCAACATAATTGGTTGTGGTGGTTATGGACTGGTTTACAAAGCCAACCTACCGAATGGAGCAAAAGCTGCAATCAAGAGACTTTCTGGGGATTGTGGACAGATGGAACGTGAATTTCAAGCTGAAGTGGAAGCCCTCTCAAGAGCTCAGCACAAGAACCTTGTCTCTCTTCAAGGTTACTGCCGGCATGGTAATGACAGACTGTTAATCTACTCCTACATGGAGAACGGAAGCTTGGATTATTGGCTGCATGAAAGTGTTGATGGTGTTTCGCTTCTAAAATGGGATGTAAGACTTAAGATAGCTCAAGGTGCGGCTCGTGGGCTAGCCTACTTGCACAAGGGTTGTCAGCCAAATATAGTGCATCGAGATATAAAAACAAGCAACATTCTTCTAGATGAAAAATTTGAAGCTCACTTGGCTGATTTTGGTCTTTCAAGGTTACTTCGTCCTTACGATACCCATGTTACAACAGATCTGGTTGGGACTTTGGGTTATATTCCTCCAGAGTACAGTCAGACATTAACAGCAACCTGCAGGGGCGATGTTTACAGTTTTGGTGTTGTTCTTCTTGAGCTTCTTACTGGTAGGAGGCCTGTAGAAGTATGCAGAGGAAAAAACTGCAGAGATTTGGTATCGTGGATGTTTCAGATGAGATTTGAGAAGAGAGATGAAGAGATTATAGATTCGTCAATTTGGAATAAGAATCATGAGAAGCAACTTTTAGATGTTCTTGGTGTTGCCTGTAAATGCCTGGATCCCAATCCGAGGCAGAGGCCCTTTATTGAAGAAGTTGTGTCATGCCTTGACGGTATAGGATTTGAGAGCGGGAAACAATGA